One Colias croceus chromosome 7, ilColCroc2.1 genomic window carries:
- the LOC123693147 gene encoding acid sphingomyelinase-like phosphodiesterase 3a, with the protein MKTKLLLIFCCIILLTCAQGKIGYFWHITDFHYDALYTPLGDKRKQCRRTNERGTPGHHGGIGRLGDYSCDSSLELIVSALRYMRTRHSENIEYVLWTGDIIASRYDETEDSKYQAIRNITELLSMTFSSHFVFPVLGHTDPAPSERLTNLWSHWLPLEALQTMKIGGYYTIDQTQSKLRIVVLNTNLLTDREESSVLAQRQWDWLDIVLEKATTNNEMVFIVGHAGPGYDSRRSILAADANKKYLKMVRQYAPIIAGQFFGHLHADTFRVIYDEERPVSWVLLAPSVSPHHDYGGSSNPGLRLYKFDTDTGKVLDFTQFYLDLASANRADSAAEWVAEYNFTQYYGLRDVSAESLHNLAEKFRSNSIQDATYFSRYLRAYNVKFEPTNICDGACAHEHYCAITCLEHAAYRQCVEAAASALAASTNSAAMKTLSAPLINAWSILILSVKI; encoded by the exons GTTACTTCTGGCACATAACTGACTTTCATTACGATGCATTATACACACCGCTCGGCGATAAAAGAAAAC AATGTCGTCGTACAAACGAGCGAGGGACTCCGGGCCACCATGGCGGCATCGGTCGCCTCGGGGACTACTCCTGTGACAGTTCCTTGGAGCTTATAGTATCAGCTCTGCGATATATGCGCACTCGACATTCTGAAAATATAGAATACGTGCTGTGGACCGG CGACATCATAGCATCAAGATATGACGAGACAGAGGACAGCAAGTACCAGGCGATCAGGAACATAACAGAGTTGCTCAGTATGACGTTCAGTTCACATTTTGTGTTCCCCGTGCTTGGCCATACGGACCCCGCGCCATCTGAGCGTTTAACGAACTTGTGGAGTCACTGGCTGCCATTAGAAGCTTTGCAGACTATGAAAATTG GCGGATATTACACAATAGATCAAACTCAGAGCAAACTGCGGATTGTGGTGTTAAATACAAACTTACTGACTGATCGTGAAGAGAGTAGCGTGTTAGCACAGCGTCAGTGGGACTGGCTTGATATAGTACTGGAGAAGGCCACAACTAATAATGAAATG gtCTTCATAGTGGGTCATGCAGGCCCTGGCTACGACTCCCGTAGGAGTATACTAGCTGCAGAtgcgaataaaaaatatctaaaaatggTGCGTCAGTATGCGCCAATTATAGCTGGCCAATTCTTTGGCCATTTACACGCTGATACCTTTCGAGTTATTTATGATGAAG AACGGCCAGTATCGTGGGTTCTTCTGGCGCCATCAGTAAGTCCACACCACGATTATGGAGGCTCATCTAATCCTGGTTTGCGTCTTTACAAATTTGATACAGATACTGGAAAG GTATTAGATTTCACGCAATTTTACCTGGATTTGGCCTCAGCAAATCGCGCGGATTCTGCGGCGGAATGGGTGGCGGAATATAATTTCACTCAATATTATGGTCTTCGAGACGTTTCTGCTGAATCGCTTCATAACCTGGCGGAAAAATTTCGTAGTAACTCAATTCAAGATGCTACGTATTTTAGCAG ATACCTTCGAGCATACAACGTGAAGTTCGAGCCTACAAACATTTGTGACGGGGCGTGTGCGCACGAGCACTATTGCGCCATCACATGCTTGGAGCACGCCGCCTATCGCCAATGCGTGGAAGCAGCAGCCAGCGCTCTGGCCGCGTCAACCAACTCTGCTGCTATGAAAACGCTAAGCGCTCCGCTCATTAACGCATggtctattttaatattaagtgtgaaaatttaa